In Balearica regulorum gibbericeps isolate bBalReg1 chromosome 2, bBalReg1.pri, whole genome shotgun sequence, one DNA window encodes the following:
- the PLEKHF2 gene encoding pleckstrin homology domain-containing family F member 2, whose protein sequence is MVDRLANSEANTRRISIVENCFGAAGQPLTIPGRVLIGEGVLTKLCRKKPKARQFFLFNDILVYGNIVIQKKKYNKQHIIPLENVTIDSIQDEGELRNGWLIKTPTKSFAVYAATATEKSEWMNHINKCVSDLLSKSGKTPSNEHAAVWVPDSEATVCMRCQKAKFTPVNRRHHCRKCGFVVCGPCSEKRFLLPSQSSKPVRICDFCYDLLSTGEMTACQSTRSDSYSQSPKSSLNDVSDDDDDEDSSD, encoded by the coding sequence ATGGTGGATCGCTTGGCAAACAGTGAGGCAAATACTAGAAGAATAAGTATAGTGGAAAACTGCTTTGGAGCAGCTGGTCAACCTCTGACTATTCCTGGTCGTGTTCTGATCGGAGAGGGAGTACTAACAAAGCTGTGTAGGAAGAAGCCCAAAGCGAGGCAGTTCTTCCTATTCAATGACATTCTTGTTTACGGTAACATTGTCatccagaagaagaaatacaataaaCAGCACATAATCCCACTGGAAAATGTCACTATTGATTCCATCCAGGACGAGGGAGAGTTACGGAATGGGTGGCTTATCAAGACACCAACAAAGTCTTTTGCGGTTTACGCTGCCACCGCCACAGAGAAGTCCGAGTGGATGAACCACATAAATAAGTGTGTTTCTGATTTACTTTCCAAAAGCGGGAAGACTCCTAGCAATGAACATGCAGCTGTCTGGGTACCAGACTCGGAAGCCACTGTGTGCATGCGttgtcagaaagcaaaatttacGCCCGTCAACCGTCGTCACCACTGCCGCAAGTGTGGCTTTGTTGTGTGTGGGCCTTGCTCTGAAAAGAGGTTTCTTCTCCCGAGCCAGTCTTCCAAGCCTGTGCGAATTTGCGACTTCTGCTATGATCTTCTTTCTACTGGGGAGATGACTGCTTGTCAGTCCACTAGATCAGACTCCTACAGCCAGTCACCTAAATCATCTTTAAATGATGtatctgatgatgatgatgatgaagacaGTAGTGATTAA